Proteins from a genomic interval of Terriglobales bacterium:
- a CDS encoding DUF3011 domain-containing protein: MKRSCVALVLLCLLALPVMAAAEGWEIVRADYGSGNNWVDVTDRVRSLVQDGNLKFRVSRYTLANDGRQGRRVLRLQLKDSQGRSRQVSYRDRQQVNLQINAANYGTLRIDRAIYGTGYRNSDVTSRLSSMVRSDQLDLRVDNNTMGGDPAPNQSKTLTVQYAVNGRANEVVINEGDMLRLGYGENSGNYGTLRIDRATYGSGYRSSDVTGRLNSQIQGNQLNLQVNNDTMGGDPAPNQSKTLRVDYTLNGRTDQAVINEGDTLRLGYGENSGNYGTLRIDRAIYGSGYRSSDVTGRLNSQIQGNQLNLRVNNDTMGGDPAPNQSKTLTVQYSVNGRSDQVVINEGDMLRLSVGNGSYGTLRIDRAIYGSSYRSSDVTARLSSQVRNNQLDLRVDNNTMGGDPAPSQSKTLRVDYTLNGRTNQAVINEGDTLRLGYGENSGNYGTLRIDRATYGSGYRNSDVTGRLNSRIQGNQLNLQVNNDTMGGDPAPNQSKTLRVDYTLDGRINQVTLNEGDALRLGYGDNTSQLSRRVRCESQSNDYGRTYCAADTRSGIRLSRRLSDSECVQGSSWGYDASRVWVDKGCRADFELGNARYTGSGAATTIPNGTELSVRTNEAIDSKTATAGQTYSAVVSTDVVDGFGAVTIPKGSDAELVIRSADGGGITSASELVLDVTSVTISGTRYLVSTGDLEQQGGQGVGANKKTAIMVGGGAALGTLIGAIVGGGKGAAIGAAIGAGAGLGTQVLTRGKEVRVPAETLLTFRLDQDLRLQSSR; the protein is encoded by the coding sequence GTGAAGAGATCATGTGTTGCTCTTGTCCTGCTATGCCTGCTGGCCTTGCCCGTGATGGCGGCCGCCGAGGGCTGGGAGATCGTCCGCGCCGACTACGGCTCGGGAAATAACTGGGTGGATGTCACCGACCGCGTCCGCTCGCTGGTGCAGGACGGCAACCTCAAGTTCCGGGTGAGCCGCTACACGCTGGCCAACGATGGGCGACAGGGGCGACGGGTCCTGCGCCTGCAGTTGAAGGATAGCCAGGGACGCTCCCGGCAGGTCTCCTATCGTGACCGTCAGCAGGTCAACCTGCAGATCAACGCCGCGAATTACGGGACCTTGCGCATCGACCGCGCCATCTACGGCACGGGCTACCGCAACTCCGACGTCACCTCGCGCTTGAGCTCCATGGTGCGGAGCGATCAACTCGACCTGCGCGTGGACAACAACACCATGGGTGGCGACCCGGCGCCGAACCAATCCAAGACCCTTACCGTGCAGTACGCGGTGAACGGTCGCGCCAACGAGGTCGTGATCAACGAAGGCGACATGCTGCGGTTGGGGTACGGTGAGAACAGCGGGAACTACGGCACGCTGCGTATCGACCGCGCCACCTATGGCTCAGGCTATCGCAGCTCCGACGTCACCGGACGTCTGAACTCGCAGATCCAGGGCAATCAGCTCAACCTCCAGGTGAACAACGACACCATGGGCGGTGATCCCGCGCCCAACCAGAGCAAGACGCTGCGCGTCGACTACACGCTCAACGGCCGCACCGACCAGGCGGTCATCAACGAAGGCGACACGCTGCGGTTGGGGTACGGTGAGAACAGCGGGAACTACGGCACGCTGCGCATCGACCGCGCCATCTATGGCTCAGGCTATCGCAGCTCCGACGTCACCGGACGGCTGAACTCGCAGATCCAGGGCAATCAGCTCAACCTCCGGGTGAACAACGACACCATGGGCGGTGATCCCGCGCCCAACCAGAGCAAGACCCTCACCGTGCAGTATTCGGTGAACGGACGCAGCGACCAGGTCGTGATCAACGAAGGCGACATGCTGCGCCTGTCCGTGGGCAACGGAAGTTACGGCACGCTGCGCATCGACCGTGCCATCTATGGCTCGAGCTATCGCAGCAGCGACGTCACCGCGCGGCTGAGCTCGCAGGTCCGCAATAACCAGCTCGACCTGCGCGTGGACAACAACACCATGGGCGGTGACCCCGCGCCCAGCCAGAGCAAGACGCTGCGCGTCGACTACACGCTCAACGGCCGCACCAACCAGGCGGTCATCAATGAAGGCGACACGCTGCGGTTGGGGTACGGCGAGAACAGCGGGAACTACGGCACGTTGCGCATCGACCGCGCGACCTATGGCTCGGGCTATCGCAACTCCGACGTCACCGGACGGCTGAACTCGCGGATCCAGGGCAATCAGCTCAACCTCCAGGTGAACAACGACACCATGGGCGGCGACCCCGCGCCCAACCAGAGCAAGACGCTGCGGGTCGATTACACGCTCGACGGCAGGATCAACCAAGTCACGCTGAACGAGGGCGATGCGCTGCGTCTCGGATATGGCGACAACACCAGCCAACTCTCGCGCCGTGTCCGCTGCGAATCGCAATCCAACGACTACGGGCGGACGTATTGCGCGGCGGATACTCGCAGCGGGATCCGTCTCAGCCGCCGGCTCAGCGATTCGGAATGCGTGCAGGGCTCCAGCTGGGGCTATGACGCTTCGCGCGTGTGGGTGGACAAAGGATGCCGTGCCGACTTCGAGCTCGGCAATGCGCGCTACACCGGCAGCGGCGCCGCTACCACCATTCCCAATGGGACGGAGCTCTCAGTCCGGACCAATGAGGCGATCGACTCCAAGACGGCGACTGCCGGCCAGACGTATTCCGCCGTGGTCAGCACCGACGTAGTCGACGGCTTCGGCGCGGTCACCATCCCCAAAGGTTCCGACGCCGAGCTCGTCATCCGCAGCGCGGACGGCGGCGGCATCACTTCCGCATCGGAGCTGGTGCTCGACGTCACTTCCGTGACGATCTCCGGAACCAGATACCTGGTGAGCACCGGCGACCTGGAGCAGCAAGGTGGGCAGGGCGTAGGCGCGAACAAGAAGACGGCCATCATGGTGGGCGGCGGCGCGGCACTCGGCACGCTGATCGGCGCCATCGTGGGCGGCGGCAAGGGCGCGGCCATCGGCGCCGCGATCGGAGCGGGCGCCGGCCTGGGCACCCAGGTGCTCACGCGCGGCAAAGAAGTGCGCGTCCCGGCCGAGACGCTGCTGACCTTCCGGCTCGATCAGGATCTACGCCTGCAGTCCTCCCGCTGA
- a CDS encoding response regulator, whose protein sequence is MTSPSKHHVLVVDDESSVRETTAMLLRDAGYDVSTAVHGFDALLHLRRMTPDVIISDLNMPMMSGFEFLFVVRRRFPDIPVIAFSGAYEQSEHVPGGVIADAFYPKGHHHPEELLRTVAELIRTSAARAVVHHRHPAPVWIPRNGKDSSGVPFIVLTCTECLRSFPLSVTREDVQEIQETRCLFCRTQVRYVIDFSVAVCSPKAVKASSRAS, encoded by the coding sequence ATGACCAGCCCCAGCAAACATCACGTGCTCGTCGTCGATGACGAGTCCAGCGTCCGCGAGACGACTGCCATGTTGTTGCGCGACGCGGGATACGACGTCAGCACCGCCGTGCATGGCTTCGACGCGCTCCTGCATCTCCGCCGGATGACGCCCGACGTCATCATCTCCGACCTCAACATGCCGATGATGTCGGGCTTCGAGTTCCTCTTCGTGGTGCGGCGGCGGTTCCCCGACATCCCCGTGATCGCGTTCAGCGGCGCGTACGAGCAGAGCGAGCACGTGCCGGGCGGCGTGATCGCGGATGCGTTCTATCCCAAGGGGCACCATCACCCCGAGGAGCTGCTGCGCACGGTCGCCGAGCTGATCCGGACCTCCGCGGCGCGCGCCGTGGTCCACCACCGCCACCCGGCGCCGGTCTGGATCCCGCGCAACGGCAAGGACTCGAGCGGCGTCCCGTTCATCGTGCTGACCTGCACCGAGTGCCTGCGCTCGTTCCCGCTGAGCGTGACCCGCGAGGACGTGCAGGAGATCCAGGAGACGCGCTGCCTGTTCTGCCGGACGCAGGTGCGCTACGTCATCGATTTCTCGGTCGCGGTGTGCTCTCCGAAAGCCGTGAAGGCCAGCAGCAGAGCATCGTGA
- a CDS encoding lmo0937 family membrane protein, whose protein sequence is MLWTIVAILVIMWLLGFGFHIGGSLVHFLLVVALVVVVFNLLRGRRALG, encoded by the coding sequence ATGCTTTGGACCATCGTTGCAATACTCGTGATCATGTGGCTGCTGGGATTCGGCTTTCATATCGGCGGCAGCCTGGTGCACTTCCTGCTGGTGGTAGCGCTGGTCGTGGTGGTGTTCAACCTGCTGCGCGGGCGCCGCGCACTGGGCTAA
- a CDS encoding lipid-binding SYLF domain-containing protein: MRKLLLLTIALSLTSLSWANGREDSTERLTNAGVVLNEIMAAPDKGIPQEVIDNAKCIAVVPRMIKAGFIFGGKHGRGVATCRTASGWSAPAFISVGGGSWGLQAGVQGIDLVMVVMNEQGMQRMLSNKFQVGGDASAAAGPVGRHASAGTDWKADSEILTYSRAKGLFAGISLTGAVIQQDNDSTRAIYGKKIRQKAILSGSVPAPAVAASFMAAVASSSRQAHAAEVVQGEK; encoded by the coding sequence ATGAGAAAGCTATTACTACTGACGATCGCGTTGTCCCTGACGAGCTTGTCCTGGGCGAACGGTCGCGAGGACTCGACCGAGCGCCTGACCAACGCGGGCGTCGTACTCAACGAGATCATGGCCGCGCCCGACAAGGGCATCCCGCAGGAAGTGATCGATAACGCCAAGTGCATCGCGGTCGTTCCCCGCATGATCAAGGCCGGGTTCATCTTCGGCGGCAAGCACGGCCGCGGCGTCGCGACCTGCCGCACCGCTTCAGGCTGGAGCGCGCCGGCGTTCATCTCGGTCGGCGGCGGGAGCTGGGGTCTGCAAGCCGGGGTCCAGGGCATCGACCTCGTCATGGTCGTGATGAACGAACAGGGCATGCAGCGCATGCTCTCGAACAAATTCCAGGTGGGCGGCGACGCCTCGGCTGCCGCCGGACCGGTCGGACGCCACGCTTCTGCCGGAACCGACTGGAAAGCAGACAGCGAGATCCTCACCTACTCCCGTGCCAAAGGGCTGTTCGCGGGAATCTCGTTGACCGGTGCGGTGATCCAGCAGGACAACGATTCCACCCGCGCCATCTACGGCAAGAAGATCCGCCAGAAGGCCATCCTGAGCGGATCTGTCCCGGCTCCCGCGGTCGCCGCGTCGTTCATGGCAGCGGTCGCCAGCAGCAGCCGGCAGGCGCATGCGGCCGAAGTGGTGCAGGGCGAGAAATAG